In Paenacidovorax monticola, the genomic window TCGTGCGCAGCTACACGATGCTGTTCGACCCTCCGGCCATGCGCCAGGCCCCGCCACCGTGACGGCTGCGCCGCAGGTCAGCGCGCCGGCACCCGCGCCTGCCGCCATGCCCCCCACCGTTGCAGCCGCCCCGGCACCACGGGCCATGCCCCCCGCAGCGGCCGTGCCAGCCCCCGCCCCGGCACCCGCGCCTCAAAGGGTCACGGCCCGGCTTCCATCCCCTGCCCAACCCGGCAGCGTGACCGTTCAGGCCGGTGACACCGCAGGCCGGCTGGCCAGCACCTACCGCTCGCCCGGTGTGTCGCTCGACCAGATGCTGGTGGCCATGATGCGCGCCAATCCGGACGCGTTCGTGCAGGGCAACGTGAACCGCCTCAAGGCGGGTGCCGTGCTGCAGATGCCCGACGAGGCCGCCGCGCAGGCCATCCCCTCCGGCGAAGCACGCCAGATCGTGGCCGCGCAAAGCCGCGACTTCAACGAATTCCGCCGCAAGCTCGCCTCGTCCGTGCCCAAGACCGAGGTGGCCGCCACCGGCCGCTCCGCCAGCGGCAGCGTGCAGACCCAGGTCGAGGACAAGCGCCCCGCCACGGCGGCCCGGACAAGCTCACCCTGTCCAAGGGTGCCCTGCCGGGCCAGAAGTCTGCCGACGAAAAGCTGGCCAAGGACAAGCAGGCGGGCGAGAACTCCGCGCGCATCGCGGAGCTGTCCAAGAACATCTCCGACCTGAACAAGCTCAGCGCCGCGTCCGCACCTGCCGGCGCCGGCGCTGGCACCACGCCTGCCCCCGCGCCCACGGCGCCTGGCGTCCCGGTCGCGGTCCAGGGTCCCGCCGCAGCCGCCAGCGCGGCACCGGCCGCGGCAGCCAGCACACCGCCCCCCGCTTCGGCCACTCCTGAAGCAGCCCCGGCTCCCGCAGCTGCGGCATCCGCGCCTGAAGCACCGGCTGCCGCCGAGGCAGCTGCACCAGCAGCCTCTGCGCCCGCCCCGGCTCCTGCACGCCCCAAGCCTGCCGCTGCGGCCCCTGAGCCCGCGCCCGAACCCAGCTTCCTCGCCAGCCTCATGGACGATCCCATGATCCCCATGGCAGGCGGCGGCCTGCTGGCCCTGTTGCTCGGCTACGGTGCCTACCGCGTGGTGCAGCGCCGCCGTAGTTCCGCAGGCGCCGGTGTCGACAGCACGTTCATGGAAAGCAAGCTGCAGCCCGACTCGTTCTTCGGTGCAAGCGGTGGCCAGCGCGTGGATACGGCCAGCAGCGAAATGACCACGGGTTCGTCCATGGCCTATTCGCCCAGCCAGCTCGACGCTGGCGGCGATGTGGACCCGGTGGCCGAGGCCGATGTCTACCTGGCCTACGGCCGCGACCTGCAGGCCGAGGAGATCCTCAAGGAAGCCGCCCGCCACAACCCCGGCCGCGTGTCCGTGCATGTCAAGCTGGCCGAGATCTACGCCAAGCGCCAGGACCGCAAGGCCCTGGAGGCCGTGGCAGGCGATGTCTTCCGGCTGACCCAGGGCCAGGGCGCCGACTGGGCCCGCGTGGCCGAGCTGGGCCGGGAGCTCGACCCCAGCAACCCCTCGTACCAGCCCGGCGGCCAGCCTGGCGCTGTGGCGGAAAGCCCGGACAGCGCTCCGGCGCCGATCAGCAATTTCGCCTCGACCATGGCAGCTTCGGCGGCTGCGGTCGCATCGGCCCCGCCGTCGGTCCTGCCGCCGGACCTGGATCTGGACCTCGATCTGGACCTGCCCTCGGATGCACTGAGCGAAGCCCCTTCGGCTCCGCCAGCCGCCCCCGGCGGGTTTGCAGCGGCCGCCGCTGCAGCCGGTGCGCTTGCCGCCGCTCCGACGCCGGCCCCGGTGGCTGCGCCCGAACTGGACCTGGGCGCGCTGGAGGAATCCCAATGGAACGCCGAGCCGGCACCCACTGCGGCCCCGGCGCCCGTGGCACCGGCCGTGTCCGCCCCTGCCCAGGCGCCTGCGGCCGAGCCCCAGCTCGCCGCGCTGGACTTCCCCACCGACGACCTGGCCCTGCTTGACTCGGCCGCGGCCCCTCTGACCCACAGCCAGGACCAGGCCGTGGCGGATGCAGATGCCGGCATGGATTTCGACCTGGGTGATCTGTCGCTGGACCTGGGGACCTCCCCGGCGCCCATCGCCGCCGCGGCCCCTGCCGCCAGCGCGGCCGCGCCTGCTACCGACGCGGGGGACCCCCTGAGCACCAAGCTGGCCCTGGCCGAAGAGTTCCACGCCATCGGCGACAGCGACGGCGCCCGCACGCTGATCGAGGAAGTGATCGCCGAAGCTTCGGGCCCGCTCAAGGCCCGCGCCCAGCGCCTGCTGGCCGACATCGCTTGATGCCAGCGCCGACCACCCGGGTCGCGCTCGGCGTCAGCTACAACGGGCAGCGCTACAACGGCTGGCAAAGCCAGCCGTCCGGCAACACCGTGCAAGACCACCTCGAAGCGGCCCTGGGCCGCTTTGCTACTCAGGAGGTGGCCACGATCTGCGCGGGCCGCACCGATGCGGGCGTGCACGGCCTCATGCAGGTGGTGCATTTCGACACGCCCTTGAGCCGCACGCCGTTCTCGTGGGTGCGCGGCACCAATACCTTCCTGCCGCCCGACATCGCAGTGCAATGGGCCCAGCCCGTGCCCGATGCCTTCCACTCGCGCGCCTGCGCCACGGCCCGCCGCTATGCCTACGTGCTGCTGCAGTCGCCCGTGCGCCCCAGCGTCGAGGCGGGCCGCGTGGGCTGGGTCTTCCATCCGCTCGACGGCGACGCCATGCGCATGGCCGCACTGCACCTGCTGGGCGAGCACGATTTCACGTCGTTCCGCGCCTCGGCCTGCCAGGCCAAGTCCCCCGTCAAGACGCTGCACCACATCGACGTGCGGCGGCGCGGCGAGGGCGACACCTGCTATTGGCGCTTCGAGTTCGAGGGCAATGCCTTCCTGCACCACATGGTGCGCAACATCATGGGCTGCCTGATCGCCGTGG contains:
- the truA gene encoding tRNA pseudouridine(38-40) synthase TruA, producing the protein MPAPTTRVALGVSYNGQRYNGWQSQPSGNTVQDHLEAALGRFATQEVATICAGRTDAGVHGLMQVVHFDTPLSRTPFSWVRGTNTFLPPDIAVQWAQPVPDAFHSRACATARRYAYVLLQSPVRPSVEAGRVGWVFHPLDGDAMRMAALHLLGEHDFTSFRASACQAKSPVKTLHHIDVRRRGEGDTCYWRFEFEGNAFLHHMVRNIMGCLIAVGQGLKPPAWIAEVLAARSRDAAAPTFAPDGLYFLGPVYDAAWGLPARTAAYDWLP